ttatttataaaaatacattttcaatttaaaaaaatgcgaacaaaattgttgtgattaaacattcaataaaacaaacaaaaaactgctTCACATGTATTGTCTAAGGTAACTTTTTGTCATACaataaaaaacacaagtgaatttaaaaaaaaattcatgcaCGTCAATGCAAGTAGCTAGAACCCGGTTTTTCATATGCCTTTGCTAATGTAAATTACTTGTTACCCATTGGATGAAGACTAGTGGTGTGATATGACTTCAGCGACAAGACCCCTCCCATCTTGTGCTGTTGCTCAGCAACCAGCTGACTGTTCAAGGTGCCATCTAGTGGCTATGCTTGTGAATTACAAGGAAGTGCGCCCTCTCGTGACCAGACCACATCTGAGAAGATGCCTCATTATGATGAATATTTGAAAGACTGAAACTGTAACCACCTCAATACTAGGTCAAACTTAAAAGTTAGACGTACCACCCCATGTGATTACCACTGAAAACCAGCAGGAGTGATATATAAGAAAGTTTTTCCATTTCAAGTGAACTTAAATGCGATTGGCCAGGCACGCAGTATGATAATTATGCCCTGACGTCACTTCCCAGTTGTTCAATGCGCCATTTTCTCGACTCTAAACGGCAAGCACAATAAATGAGTCCTACttgcaaatattaataaatactctTTATTGCTGGTTTCCATAGTTGAGAGCGCAGAGTTATTGTTTCAACATCCTACACCGCTTCCACATCTTCTCTCATCGGTTTTGGCAAGCACGCGGATTGGTGAAAGTAGCTAAATCCCCTCCCTGAGTCTGTGTGGCGCTGAAAAAAGGTAATGTCCTCACAATTAGATAGCAGTGGGCACATTAGGTTTTGCGTTCAGTTGTTGCGGGTTCGGTATGATCAGGAAGTAGAACGAAGCCCATTAGCTGAGAGCTGCGAAGATGTTACTTTATGACATCACTGCGTTATTTAGAATCGCGCGTTCTTGGATAGAATCACTTGTTTTGCGATTTGAAATATTCCATTTCGAATTCTCATTGATGTGGAGCGCTTGATACGTTATATGTGGCTAGTTTAGAGTTACGTTAGACTATTGTTTCGAATATTTCGTGTGTTTTGGCGGGTGTGGATCTGTTTGGTCAGCGGTCGCAGTTGATgcttgcaataaataaataattacagctTGAATTAGACATGCATTTAGGCGCTCACAAGCTTTGATAATGTACATGTGTGCTGTCAGAAAGTGTTGCATTTGACTGATGCAGGGCTAAGATGAGACATTTTGTCTTTTGTTCACAATATCTGTCATATCAATGCGTACATTTAGCATGCATATACAGCATGTCTGTTTCCAACATTGGCGCATACCGAGTTGTAGAAATTACACGAGGGAGTTCTCCATGTGAGCGAGATGTATGATTTGCTGTACTACTGAATTCATCAGATTGTGGTGTTATCATAATCACTGCACGTGCAACAGGCAAAGATGTGAAGGACCCATTACCCATTAAGAACATTATAACCcctttcacaaaaaataaaagaattcaATTTTACCTAAAGAAAATGAAGGACTGTTAATGTTCTTTTGCAATTTTTCCATGACACATTCTCACCCAAATTTTGATTAATGcctctttttgtgtgtgtgtgtgtataaataatttgaataattgagTAATGGAGATGTGATAACCATCCATGGTCAGAAATTAATCAGGTCAAAAGTGACAAACTTcctttgatattttattttggataaaacAGACAAGATTCATATTTTTTCAGAgtgaaaacaaataatttaaataattaagctGAATAAAGAATACAAAAATCATAGGAAAttctatctctatctctctctctctctctctctctctctcacacacacacacacacacacacacacacacacacacacacacgtgtatgTACGTGAGAGGGAGAACACGTGTAACTGTCATAGAAATATGTCACTAAAAATGATAATGGTTATTTTTGGGCTCAAATGTGATGGACATATTTTCATGAAATTCAAATGTATATTAAACTGCTCCagaattatgaattatgaactatgaacattatttttttcGTTACCACAGCTAGATATGTAGAGTGTGGTTTCATATACTGATATAAATGAATGCAGTcacaaacaaaatgtaatgtataataatgtaACAGATTAGTGCCTGCGTTGTAATGTTTGAGTTAATATAAAGAAACATTCCCATTTCTTTGACTGTTGTTTTGGGTAACTCTAAGGGTTTATGCAAGCGTTTATCTCTCATTTTGATTTACTTAAGATTTTATAGCAAACAACGTTTAATGCTTTGTTCACAGGTCACTctcttttgattttgatttaaaaaaaaaaattcaaatctgaattaaatgaccagactgttattttaaaaggaATGTATCTGGATCCATTGCACGGACACTGTATTCAGTGTCCGGTATATCTCTGTTGGTTTCCATGGTAATGATGTGGGTGTCAACATGATACCCAAAGAGTTCTTACAAAAACTGAGAGCGGAAAGCTGCAATGGTTTGGAATTTAGTATGGGCACTAGGGACAATATCCAGAGACTACATAATTGTCTCTAGCAATAATTTTgacaaaacagttaaaacatatttatgtataacCACTGTTGTTGGTTGGTGTCCTTTGGTTTTTATATATGGAGTCCAGGTAGACATGTTTTTTCCAAAAATGAATGGAATGGTTTTGTTCATATtgaattttgtgttttctgttcagtctgtaaaaactaaaatgatgcGAGTCAGTGGTGGCAAAtaattcaggttttttttttttttttttttaaatctgcgTGTCTGAGTTAAAAGTGATTGGTTAAGGTGTTGTGTGACATACACCTAAATATGCCACTGAACATTTATTCTAGTATTGCATACTTGTTATATAATTTCAAGGCtggtaaataattcaaaataaaaatgacaaaataatgacAACATCCAAATGGAAACCAAAGTGATTTTCTTTCAGGTGTAGGACCATGTACCAGTTTCCAGTCAGAGGGTTGGAGAAGATCCGAAGAACAAGACGAAAAGTGAAAAACATTCTTGGAGAATTTGGACTTGAAGAATGTCTTAATTTGGGCCAGGTATGTTtgttttacaatgtacaaataaaaataaaatgaactataACTGAAATCCCATGTCCATGTGTATCAAAATAGCCTTTTACTTTAAACGTCTTTACGTTTGAAATgttattagtcttttttttgtttatcagGAACTCCAGGAATTTTACCCGGGAGACAATGTTTTTGATGCCACAGACTGGCCCAGTTTATCTGAGGGGTTTGACGGACGGTGGAAAAAGAAGGTGAACTTAAAATGTTACTTTAGTAAATTAGTTTCACTTTACTTagcaaaaactgtttaaataatGAGCATCTCTGAATATTGAGTGGCAACTGACTAAATTCTAACCAAGCATTTTCAATCCTTAGTGGGAATATCGGACACGAGGGTTGTGTTGCACCTTATGCGAGTTCTCTACAAGATCCTGGCATGCCTACAAAACCCATGTTCAGCGCTACCATGATGAAGAAGAGCGTCTGTGCAAGCTTTCAGCATGTACTTCTTGCCCATTTATAGCCCACCCCAGAGTGGTCTCCAGGCACCTCAAATTGTTCCACATTGAGGACACAAAGTTAGAAACTCCGACTGTCCCGCAGCTGCCTCCAAGGGCTGTGAACGGCACCACGTTTCAGTGCCGAAGATGCCATATTCAAGATACTCTTTTGTATAGCGTGAAAAAGCATGTTCTTCTTTATCACTACACTTCCACATTGAATAAATATGCCGGGCAGCGATCGGAGCGGGAACTTGTGGCCCTAGGAGATAGGTCTCAGAAATTCTACTGCAAGAAGTGTTTCGTATCAGCTGAGACATCTGAACACTTGCTGTATCATCTTCTAACCTCAGAAAAGCACAAGGAACTGGATGTTCATATCAGAGCTCTAATTTTTGAAACTGAAAGCACGAAACAGTACCCTGCTCTAGCACCAAAAACACAAAGCACTCCTCCTGTCTTGATGATGAAAGATCAGCCAGCGTTGACTTCTGCACTGGCCGCTGGTGGAATTAAAGGACCGGAAAATGGTGGTCCTGCAATCATTGCTGCCCCTGGAAGCAGCCAGGCGTTTCTCCCAACTCAAGCTTCTGCTCTGGTTCAACTTGCAAGCGCTGAAGCTAAGGGTTTACTGAGGCCTGGAGTTCCACTGGCTTTTCAGAACACCCAAATTACCAGACCTGCCGTGCCTCCTGCTCCTAGCGGCATTCCTCCCAACCCGGTGTCTGTCACAGTAGGCCTACCTAGTCAGTCACAACTGCAACCTGTTTCCCGCCAAATTGTCTTACCGCCAGGTGTTCGCCTTAATGTACCTGCTGTTAGGCCACCGGCACCTCAGTCCCTCGCTGCTAATCCTAGAATGCCCGTAAATCAACCCGCTTCTGGAGGAACCATGATAACCTCTCAATCACTTCTGAGCCATTTGGTCCCCACTGGCAACAAAGTCGACGGATTGCCCACCTACACTCTCGCACCTTTGCAGGTCCTGTCGGTCCAAGGAAATAACTCCCAAGGAGTCAACAAACCGCCCTTGCCAGCATCCCAAAACAACCTACCTGTTCAGCAAAACAAACCAAACACCTCTTTGCCAGCCCCCAAGCAAACCAAGAAGTGGATCACGTGTCCTATTTGTAATGAACTCTTCCCGTCTGATATCTACGAGTCACATCCAGAAGTTCACAAAGAGGCAGCTAAAATGCCCAAGATTGGTCTAGCTGCTCGTGCTCCATTTTTGAAGAAGATGCCAGACAAGACCGTGAAATGCCTGACATGCAAGATCTTGATTTCAGAAAAGGGAGTTTTTGAACACCTGCTTCATGGCATGAACTGCTTGTTCTGTTCCGGGCTCTTCTACTCCATCAAGCAGCTTGTCGACCATATCCAGAAGGAACATAATGTGAACCGAAAGAGCAACTGTGACTTCATGAGGCGTGAATACCGACTTTATACTGATGATTCGGGGAATCTACTCTTTCCCTACTTCGACATCAGGACCACGGCTCCTAAACTAATTATGGGTGAGAAGGAGCTCAATCTTGCGTTGGTCACAAGCTCCCTCGATCTGATCTTTGTGAAGATGTTGCCCAACAATCCTCTGGCTATGGGCAAGCTGTCCACACCGTGCAACATGCCCACACCTAATCCTGACAGCACGGAGTGCCCCTTCTGTTCGGAGAAGCTTCTGAACAAGGAATGCTATCAAATGCACCTCAAAGAGAAGCATTTTATTGTGCCCACTCTGCATGCTATACTTAAAACCCCATCATACCGATGCCTCTACTGTGGTGGTGTGTACACTGGGAAAACCACTACCAAGGCCATCATTGTCCACTTGGCTAAATGTCGCAGTGCACCGAAGAGTCTCAAGGATAGTGATAAACTGAATTTAGGATTAGCTGTTACTCCCAGAGCAAACCGAGCGGTTGTGTCATACCCAGCTCATCCAAAACAAATCACTGGTCCAACCCCGACTCCAGTTCAAGCCTCTGTTCCTGCCACACAGCCACCAGAAACAGAAGCAGAGATGCAGAGCAAGTTGCGCCTAGAAATAGCCTTCAGGGAAGCTATGGAAGCAAATAGGAAAGAGCGGGAAGAGCGGTTGGCAAGGAAGAAGAAACTCGAGCGAGATAGGTTGGCTGGTCTGACTGTCCCCACACCTGAAGTAGTAATCGATCCTTCCGTACAATTAGCATTGGATCCTACCGGAATGGAGCTGTCTACCTTTGAAGAACGTCGTGAGTTTGTCAATAAATACTTTAATACGCAGCCTTACCCGCTCAAGAAGGAGATCGTTGCCCTGAGTGGCCGGTTGCTGCTTAACAAAACTGACATTGCTTGCCAGATTGGCTCAAAGCGTACCAGATGTCTGAAGAGCATGCAGAAAACTAAGGCTGTCATACTTTTAGGCTTCAATATGGCAGAGTTGATGAAATTGAAGCATAATCTCCTCATCCCGGAGATTGAGCCAGAGAAGTTGACCACCGtgacagacacagaaatggagGACCTCCAAGAATAGATTCCCATTAGTAAAGACAAGGAGGCCTTCAATGCAAATTGTATTGAGAGCCTATACCCTTTCGTGTTCCTTGAAACAATGCAAAATATGTTCCATTCTCACCGAAACTAGTGTTAAACTGTTAACCAAGTAGAATTTGAGAGATTGAAACAAgtgaaaatgtgtttgattTTTGGCTGCTGttcataaatgtgtgtttgaatACTTATGTTTCGTTTCATATTAACCATTTTAAAGTATACATCCATTACTTTTCATTGAGGCATCACTTTAAGCAAGGTTCATGTTAAATTAGATGTTTG
This portion of the Onychostoma macrolepis isolate SWU-2019 chromosome 19, ASM1243209v1, whole genome shotgun sequence genome encodes:
- the adnp2b gene encoding activity-dependent neuroprotector homeobox protein 2b, encoding MYQFPVRGLEKIRRTRRKVKNILGEFGLEECLNLGQELQEFYPGDNVFDATDWPSLSEGFDGRWKKKWEYRTRGLCCTLCEFSTRSWHAYKTHVQRYHDEEERLCKLSACTSCPFIAHPRVVSRHLKLFHIEDTKLETPTVPQLPPRAVNGTTFQCRRCHIQDTLLYSVKKHVLLYHYTSTLNKYAGQRSERELVALGDRSQKFYCKKCFVSAETSEHLLYHLLTSEKHKELDVHIRALIFETESTKQYPALAPKTQSTPPVLMMKDQPALTSALAAGGIKGPENGGPAIIAAPGSSQAFLPTQASALVQLASAEAKGLLRPGVPLAFQNTQITRPAVPPAPSGIPPNPVSVTVGLPSQSQLQPVSRQIVLPPGVRLNVPAVRPPAPQSLAANPRMPVNQPASGGTMITSQSLLSHLVPTGNKVDGLPTYTLAPLQVLSVQGNNSQGVNKPPLPASQNNLPVQQNKPNTSLPAPKQTKKWITCPICNELFPSDIYESHPEVHKEAAKMPKIGLAARAPFLKKMPDKTVKCLTCKILISEKGVFEHLLHGMNCLFCSGLFYSIKQLVDHIQKEHNVNRKSNCDFMRREYRLYTDDSGNLLFPYFDIRTTAPKLIMGEKELNLALVTSSLDLIFVKMLPNNPLAMGKLSTPCNMPTPNPDSTECPFCSEKLLNKECYQMHLKEKHFIVPTLHAILKTPSYRCLYCGGVYTGKTTTKAIIVHLAKCRSAPKSLKDSDKLNLGLAVTPRANRAVVSYPAHPKQITGPTPTPVQASVPATQPPETEAEMQSKLRLEIAFREAMEANRKEREERLARKKKLERDRLAGLTVPTPEVVIDPSVQLALDPTGMELSTFEERREFVNKYFNTQPYPLKKEIVALSGRLLLNKTDIACQIGSKRTRCLKSMQKTKAVILLGFNMAELMKLKHNLLIPEIEPEKLTTVTDTEMEDLQE